In Cydia splendana chromosome 26, ilCydSple1.2, whole genome shotgun sequence, the following are encoded in one genomic region:
- the LOC134803390 gene encoding uncharacterized protein LOC134803390 isoform X2 produces MTMILFLLIYVPLVLSSLDVGVEDTDLKTNTCTSQEEFSLILSEIPKKNLRHNGPATTLRGRRRQRRAAELIRPLERLFKSFQAKPEYRVAYIFLQMEQAVADAKSIMKMIIERRRNEKNHPNPWSTSQRLQVFWQLVKRHTDLTYLLDYLRERIPLGTAGVDTTPGTPAPDVMNRTGKRSWWMRRPKG; encoded by the exons ATGTTCCCTTGGTATTATCATCTCTAGATGTAGGCGTTGAGGACACAGACCTTAAAACCAACACTTGTACCAGCCAGGAAGAATTTTCACTCATTCTTAGCGAAATTCCTAAGAAAAACCTAAGGCATAACGgcccggccacgacattgcgcggccggcggcggcagcggcgagCAGCG gAGCTGATCAGGCCCTTGGAGCGACTGTTCAAGTCGTTTCAAGCGAAGCCCGAGTACCGTGTGGCGTATATCTTCCTCCAGATGGAGCAAGCGGTGGCAGATGCTAAGTCCATTATGAAAATGATAATAGAACGCAG GCGAAACGAGAAAAACCACCCCAATCCGTGGTCGACCTCCCAGCGGCTTCAAGTTTTCTGGCAACTAGTCAAGAGGCACACGGACCTAACTTACCTG TTAGACTACCTGCGAGAAAGAATACCACTAGGGACTGCAGGAGTAGACACCACACCAGGCACACCAGCTCCAGATGTGATGAACCGCACGGGGAAGCGCAGCTGGTGGATGAGGAGGCCAAAAGGGTAA
- the LOC134803390 gene encoding uncharacterized protein LOC134803390 isoform X1 translates to MTMILFLLIYVPLVLSSLDVGVEDTDLKTNTCTSQEEFSLILSEIPKKNLRHNGPATTLRGRRRQRRAAILNQNEITKKKACTLMQQSLYASQELIRPLERLFKSFQAKPEYRVAYIFLQMEQAVADAKSIMKMIIERRRNEKNHPNPWSTSQRLQVFWQLVKRHTDLTYLLDYLRERIPLGTAGVDTTPGTPAPDVMNRTGKRSWWMRRPKG, encoded by the exons ATGTTCCCTTGGTATTATCATCTCTAGATGTAGGCGTTGAGGACACAGACCTTAAAACCAACACTTGTACCAGCCAGGAAGAATTTTCACTCATTCTTAGCGAAATTCCTAAGAAAAACCTAAGGCATAACGgcccggccacgacattgcgcggccggcggcggcagcggcgagCAGCG ATACTGAATCAGAACGAAATAACAAAAAAGAAAGCGTGTACTTTAATGCAACAGTCGCTGTACGCATCacag gAGCTGATCAGGCCCTTGGAGCGACTGTTCAAGTCGTTTCAAGCGAAGCCCGAGTACCGTGTGGCGTATATCTTCCTCCAGATGGAGCAAGCGGTGGCAGATGCTAAGTCCATTATGAAAATGATAATAGAACGCAG GCGAAACGAGAAAAACCACCCCAATCCGTGGTCGACCTCCCAGCGGCTTCAAGTTTTCTGGCAACTAGTCAAGAGGCACACGGACCTAACTTACCTG TTAGACTACCTGCGAGAAAGAATACCACTAGGGACTGCAGGAGTAGACACCACACCAGGCACACCAGCTCCAGATGTGATGAACCGCACGGGGAAGCGCAGCTGGTGGATGAGGAGGCCAAAAGGGTAA